The following proteins are co-located in the Vidua chalybeata isolate OUT-0048 unplaced genomic scaffold, bVidCha1 merged haplotype W_reject_6, whole genome shotgun sequence genome:
- the CAMTA2 gene encoding calmodulin-binding transcription activator 2 isoform X2 — protein sequence MSSKDPPEVSERSHLKVFLPRKLVECLPKCPVLPKEQLRWNTNEEIASYLITFEKHDEWLSCSPKTRPQNGSVILYNRKKVKYRKDGYCWKKRKDGKTTREDHMKLKVQGVECLYGCYVHSSIVPTFHRRCYWLLQNPDIVLVHYLNVPAMEECGRPCAPRLCSPPLCAGAPPICAATADPREWLKWSQEELVAQLRPMFHGVKWGCGNGGAAPGLSLEQLVQHVLERHQARPPPRTHACLCAGGLGTPGHKCSSTKHRIISPKVERGGEGGTPGDPPKPAPSSPDTTQPSPGLGGGTVPPEGPRAPPFPPAGGLPLLVVASLGGGAAPGGPEQPLGLTPSQHLVTPEGTCPTAPPPPAAFDPDCFLNSPRRGQTYGCEAEAPPGAPPPPPAAAPKLEEDEEEAEEEEEEEEGKQGAVPQDPLCELSAAPLPQPPFPLPFPELLVGDAGVPPNLREPPHTPHLPSSPTGPPSDPPVAITDFSPEWSYPEGGVKVLITGPWGDPGAYSCLFDRTSVPAALVQPGVLRCYCPPHEAGVAALRVACPPRLLSAAAPFEYRARGAARGPPGAQLDWLALDEAQFRLSILERLEQLETRLGALPPPAPLPPPRGSPSETPPEQGPGSSFEARVVAICEAMMAQPGWSGTSLGTSGTSMLAHGVTFRGMTLLHLAAAQGYASLVEALRRWRALAVESLELEQEIDPLNVDHFSCTPLMWACALGHREAAERLCRWDRRALAVPDTLGRLPLALARARGHLALVTRLEELQMSPVSPRCHLPGLRIPSPLSASPDTGLSTASSLSSPSGLSEGPASVPLPPGPPGPCEDESWGVAVPPSPPEDALAPPSDTLQAEVVTLARQIIEATPERIKQEAPGGPPGALGALGAAGGTTGTPGPAGPAGLGAAMAWLATYLESVDRPPAPANRAEVASRGSPGIPERPPPPSAAGWAEFLNASGGARGEGGAVALLTLSDQEQHELYEAARLVQGAFRKYRGRRLKEQQELAAAVIQRCYRKYKQFALFQRMTQAAILIQSKFRSYAEQKRFQRRRRAAVLIQQRFRSLRQHRCDQGHWGTLGTQGAGGRGVLTLPSIPPRSTFLTLKQDQAARKIMRFLRRCRHRMEELKQSKEVDSLQTRGLAS from the exons ATGAGCAGCAAGGACCCCCCCGAGGTCTCTG AGAGGAGCCACCTGAAGGTTTTCCTGCCCCGGAAGCTGGTGGAATGTTTGCCCAAATGTCCCGTCCTCCCCAAGGAGCAGCTGCGCTGGAACACCAACGAG gaaaTCGCCTCGTACCTCATCACCTTTGAGAAACACGACGAGTGGCTCTCGTGCTCCCCAAAAACCAG GCCGCAGAACGGGTCGGTGATCCTGTACAACCGGAAGAAGGTCAAGTACCGCAAGGACGGGTACTGCTGGAAAAAGCGCAAGGATGGGAAGACGACACGCGAGGACCACATGAAGCTGAAGGTGCAGGGAGTGGAG TGCCTCTACGGCTGCTACGTCCACTCGTCCATCGTGCCCACCTTCCACCGCCGCTGCTACTGGCTCCTGCAG AACCCCGACATCGTCCTGGTCCACTACCTGAACGTGCCGGCCATGGAGGAGTGCGGGCGGCCCTGCGCCCCCCGGCTCTGCAGCCCCCCGCTCTGCGCCGGGGCCCCCCCGATCTGCGCCGCCACCGCCGACCCCCGCGAGTGGCTCAAGTggtcccaggaggagctggtggcCCAGCTGCGCCCCATGT TCCACGGGGTGAAGTGGGGCTGCGGGAATGGGGGGGCTgcccctgggctgtccctggagcagctggtgcaGCACGTCCTGGAGCGGCACCAGGCCCGGCCGCCCCCCCGCACCCACGCCTGCCTCTGCGCCGGGGGGCTGG GCACTCCCGGCCACAAGTGCAGCAGCACCAAACACCGCATCATCTCCCCCAAAGTGGAGCGGGGGGGCGAGGGAGGCACGCCgggggaccccccaaaacccgcCCCCTCCTCCCCTGACACTACCCAGCCTTCCCCAGGCCTGGGGGGGGGCACGGTGCCCCCCGAGGGGCCCCGAGCCCCCCCGTTCCCCCCCGCGGGGGGGCTGCCGCTCTTGGTGGTGGCCAGTTTGGGTGGGGGGGCAGCGCCAGGGGGGCCTGAGCAGCCGCTGGGCCTGACCCCCAGCCAGCACCTGGTGACCCCCGAGGGGACCTGTCCCActgccccgccgcccccggctGCCTTCGACCCTGACTGCTTCCTCAACAGCCCCCGCCGCGGGCAGACCTACGGCTGCGAGGCTGAGGCCCCCCCCGGcgcgccccccccgcccccagccGCGGCCCCAAAActggaggaggacgaggaggaggcggaggaagaggaggaggaggaggagggaaagcaggGCGCGGTTCCCCAGGACCCCCTCTGTGAACTCAGTGCCgcccccctgccccagcccccgTTCCCCCTGCCCTTCCCCGAGCTGCTGGTGGGGGACGCGGGGGTCCCACCAAACCTGCGTGAgcccccccacaccccccaccTCCCCTCTTCCCCCACGGGCCCCCCCAGCGACCCCCCTGTGGCCATCACCGATTTCTCCCCAGAGTGGTCGTACCCTGAG ggCGGGGTGAAGGTGCTGATCACAGGCCCATGGGGGGACCCCGGTGCCTACTCCTGTCTCTTCGACCGCACCTCGGTTCCGGCCGCGCTGGTCCAGCCGGGTGTCCTGCGCTGCTACTGCCCCC CCCACGAGGCCGGAGTGGCCGCCCTGCGCGTGGCCTGTCCCCCCCGGCTGCTCTCGGCTGCGGCCCCATTCGAGTACCGGGCAcggggagcggcgcggggcccTCCCGGGGCGCAGCTGGACTGGCTGGCACTGGACG AGGCCCAGTTCCGTCTGTCCATCCTGGAgcgcctggagcagctggagacgCGTCTGGGGGCCCTGCCTCCCCCCGCACCCCTTCCGCCCCCACGGGGGTCCCCCTCCGAGACCCCCCCCGAGCAG GGGCCGGGGTCGTCCTTTGAGGCGCGGGTGGTGGCCATCTGCGAGGCCATGATGGCGCAGCCAGGCTGGTCGGGGACGTCgctggggacatcggggaccTCGATGCTGGCGCACGGGGTGACGTTCCGTGGGATGACGCTGCTGCACCTGGCGGCCGCCCAGGGCTATGCCAGCCTGGTGGAGGCTCTTCGGCGCTGGcg ggcgCTGGCAGTTgagagcctggagctggagcaggagatcGACCCCCTCAACGTGGACCATTTCTCCTGCACCCCCCTG ATGTGGGCGTGTGCCCTGGGGCACCGGGAGGCGGCGGAGCGGCTGTGCCGCTGGGACCGGCGGGCGCTGGCCGTCCCCGACACCCTGGGGCGGCTGCCACTGGCCCTGGCACGTGCCCGCGGCCACCTGGCCCTGGTCACCCGCCTCGAGGAGCTGCAgatgtcacctgtgtccccacGCTGTCACCTGCCTGGCCTGCGCATCCCTTCCCCCCTCTCTGCCAGCCCTGACACAG ggctcagcacagccagcagcctgtcGTCCCCATCGGGTCTCTCGGAGGGCCCTGCCTCTGTCCCGCTGCCCCCCGGCCCCCCTGGTCCCTGCGAGGATGAGAGctggggggtggcagtgccccccagcccccctgaGGATGCCCTGGCCCCGCCCTCCGACACCCTGCAG GCCGAGGTGGTGACGCTGGCGCGACAGATCATCGAGGCGACCCCTGAACGCATCAAGCAGGAGGCACCGGGGGGGCCACCGGGGgcactgggagcgctgggagcagcaggggggACAACGGGGACACCGGGGCCAGCCGGGCCAGCAGGGCTTGGTGCTGCCATGGCCTGGCTGGCCACGTACCTGGAGAGCGTTGACCGTCCCCCCGCTCCTGCTAACAG AGCGGAGGTGGCCTCACGGGGGTCCCCGGGGATCCCCGAGCGGCCGCCCCCCCCCTCGGCCGCGGGCTGGGCTGAGTTCCTGAACGCCtcggggggggcgcggggcgaGGGGGGGGCCGTGGCCCTGCTGACCCTCAGTGACCAGGAGCAGCACGAGCTCTACGAGGCCGCGCGTCTTGTCCAGGGCGCTTTCCGCAAGTACCGG GGCCGGAggctgaaggagcagcaggagctggctgccGCCGTCATCCAGCGCTGCTACCGCAAGTACAAGCAG TTCGCCCTGTTCCAGCGGATGACGCAGGCCGCCATCCTGATCCAGAGCAAGTTCCGGAGCTACGCGGAGCAGAAGCGATTCCAGCGGCGCCGGCGCGCGGCCGTGCTCATCCAGCAGCGCTTCCGCAGCCTCCGCCAGCACCGGTGTGACCAGGGGCACTGGGGGACGCTGGGGACGCAGGGGGCCGGGGGCAGAGGGGTCCTCACCCTCCCCTCCATTCCCCCCAGGAGCACCTTCCTCACCCTCAAGCAGGACCAGGCAGCCCGGAAGATCATGAGGTTCCTGCGGCGCTGCCGCCACCG GATGGAGGAGCTGAAGCAGAGCAAGGAGGTGGACAGTTTACAGACGCGGGGCCTGGCCTCGTGA
- the CAMTA2 gene encoding calmodulin-binding transcription activator 2 isoform X5, protein MKLKVQGVECLYGCYVHSSIVPTFHRRCYWLLQNPDIVLVHYLNVPAMEECGRPCAPRLCSPPLCAGAPPICAATADPREWLKWSQEELVAQLRPMFHGVKWGCGNGGAAPGLSLEQLVQHVLERHQARPPPRTHACLCAGGLGTPGHKCSSTKHRIISPKVERGGEGGTPGDPPKPAPSSPDTTQPSPGLGGGTVPPEGPRAPPFPPAGGLPLLVVASLGGGAAPGGPEQPLGLTPSQHLVTPEGTCPTAPPPPAAFDPDCFLNSPRRGQTYGCEAEAPPGAPPPPPAAAPKLEEDEEEAEEEEEEEEGKQGAVPQDPLCELSAAPLPQPPFPLPFPELLVGDAGVPPNLREPPHTPHLPSSPTGPPSDPPVAITDFSPEWSYPEGGVKVLITGPWGDPGAYSCLFDRTSVPAALVQPGVLRCYCPPHEAGVAALRVACPPRLLSAAAPFEYRARGAARGPPGAQLDWLALDEAQFRLSILERLEQLETRLGALPPPAPLPPPRGSPSETPPEQGPGSSFEARVVAICEAMMAQPGWSGTSLGTSGTSMLAHGVTFRGMTLLHLAAAQGYASLVEALRRWRALAVESLELEQEIDPLNVDHFSCTPLMWACALGHREAAERLCRWDRRALAVPDTLGRLPLALARARGHLALVTRLEELQMSPVSPRCHLPGLRIPSPLSASPDTGLSTASSLSSPSGLSEGPASVPLPPGPPGPCEDESWGVAVPPSPPEDALAPPSDTLQAEVVTLARQIIEATPERIKQEAPGGPPGALGALGAAGGTTGTPGPAGPAGLGAAMAWLATYLESVDRPPAPANRAEVASRGSPGIPERPPPPSAAGWAEFLNASGGARGEGGAVALLTLSDQEQHELYEAARLVQGAFRKYRGRRLKEQQELAAAVIQRCYRKYKQLTWIALKFALFQRMTQAAILIQSKFRSYAEQKRFQRRRRAAVLIQQRFRSLRQHRCDQGHWGTLGTQGAGGRGVLTLPSIPPRSTFLTLKQDQAARKIMRFLRRCRHRMEELKQSKEVDSLQTRGLAS, encoded by the exons ATGAAGCTGAAGGTGCAGGGAGTGGAG TGCCTCTACGGCTGCTACGTCCACTCGTCCATCGTGCCCACCTTCCACCGCCGCTGCTACTGGCTCCTGCAG AACCCCGACATCGTCCTGGTCCACTACCTGAACGTGCCGGCCATGGAGGAGTGCGGGCGGCCCTGCGCCCCCCGGCTCTGCAGCCCCCCGCTCTGCGCCGGGGCCCCCCCGATCTGCGCCGCCACCGCCGACCCCCGCGAGTGGCTCAAGTggtcccaggaggagctggtggcCCAGCTGCGCCCCATGT TCCACGGGGTGAAGTGGGGCTGCGGGAATGGGGGGGCTgcccctgggctgtccctggagcagctggtgcaGCACGTCCTGGAGCGGCACCAGGCCCGGCCGCCCCCCCGCACCCACGCCTGCCTCTGCGCCGGGGGGCTGG GCACTCCCGGCCACAAGTGCAGCAGCACCAAACACCGCATCATCTCCCCCAAAGTGGAGCGGGGGGGCGAGGGAGGCACGCCgggggaccccccaaaacccgcCCCCTCCTCCCCTGACACTACCCAGCCTTCCCCAGGCCTGGGGGGGGGCACGGTGCCCCCCGAGGGGCCCCGAGCCCCCCCGTTCCCCCCCGCGGGGGGGCTGCCGCTCTTGGTGGTGGCCAGTTTGGGTGGGGGGGCAGCGCCAGGGGGGCCTGAGCAGCCGCTGGGCCTGACCCCCAGCCAGCACCTGGTGACCCCCGAGGGGACCTGTCCCActgccccgccgcccccggctGCCTTCGACCCTGACTGCTTCCTCAACAGCCCCCGCCGCGGGCAGACCTACGGCTGCGAGGCTGAGGCCCCCCCCGGcgcgccccccccgcccccagccGCGGCCCCAAAActggaggaggacgaggaggaggcggaggaagaggaggaggaggaggagggaaagcaggGCGCGGTTCCCCAGGACCCCCTCTGTGAACTCAGTGCCgcccccctgccccagcccccgTTCCCCCTGCCCTTCCCCGAGCTGCTGGTGGGGGACGCGGGGGTCCCACCAAACCTGCGTGAgcccccccacaccccccaccTCCCCTCTTCCCCCACGGGCCCCCCCAGCGACCCCCCTGTGGCCATCACCGATTTCTCCCCAGAGTGGTCGTACCCTGAG ggCGGGGTGAAGGTGCTGATCACAGGCCCATGGGGGGACCCCGGTGCCTACTCCTGTCTCTTCGACCGCACCTCGGTTCCGGCCGCGCTGGTCCAGCCGGGTGTCCTGCGCTGCTACTGCCCCC CCCACGAGGCCGGAGTGGCCGCCCTGCGCGTGGCCTGTCCCCCCCGGCTGCTCTCGGCTGCGGCCCCATTCGAGTACCGGGCAcggggagcggcgcggggcccTCCCGGGGCGCAGCTGGACTGGCTGGCACTGGACG AGGCCCAGTTCCGTCTGTCCATCCTGGAgcgcctggagcagctggagacgCGTCTGGGGGCCCTGCCTCCCCCCGCACCCCTTCCGCCCCCACGGGGGTCCCCCTCCGAGACCCCCCCCGAGCAG GGGCCGGGGTCGTCCTTTGAGGCGCGGGTGGTGGCCATCTGCGAGGCCATGATGGCGCAGCCAGGCTGGTCGGGGACGTCgctggggacatcggggaccTCGATGCTGGCGCACGGGGTGACGTTCCGTGGGATGACGCTGCTGCACCTGGCGGCCGCCCAGGGCTATGCCAGCCTGGTGGAGGCTCTTCGGCGCTGGcg ggcgCTGGCAGTTgagagcctggagctggagcaggagatcGACCCCCTCAACGTGGACCATTTCTCCTGCACCCCCCTG ATGTGGGCGTGTGCCCTGGGGCACCGGGAGGCGGCGGAGCGGCTGTGCCGCTGGGACCGGCGGGCGCTGGCCGTCCCCGACACCCTGGGGCGGCTGCCACTGGCCCTGGCACGTGCCCGCGGCCACCTGGCCCTGGTCACCCGCCTCGAGGAGCTGCAgatgtcacctgtgtccccacGCTGTCACCTGCCTGGCCTGCGCATCCCTTCCCCCCTCTCTGCCAGCCCTGACACAG ggctcagcacagccagcagcctgtcGTCCCCATCGGGTCTCTCGGAGGGCCCTGCCTCTGTCCCGCTGCCCCCCGGCCCCCCTGGTCCCTGCGAGGATGAGAGctggggggtggcagtgccccccagcccccctgaGGATGCCCTGGCCCCGCCCTCCGACACCCTGCAG GCCGAGGTGGTGACGCTGGCGCGACAGATCATCGAGGCGACCCCTGAACGCATCAAGCAGGAGGCACCGGGGGGGCCACCGGGGgcactgggagcgctgggagcagcaggggggACAACGGGGACACCGGGGCCAGCCGGGCCAGCAGGGCTTGGTGCTGCCATGGCCTGGCTGGCCACGTACCTGGAGAGCGTTGACCGTCCCCCCGCTCCTGCTAACAG AGCGGAGGTGGCCTCACGGGGGTCCCCGGGGATCCCCGAGCGGCCGCCCCCCCCCTCGGCCGCGGGCTGGGCTGAGTTCCTGAACGCCtcggggggggcgcggggcgaGGGGGGGGCCGTGGCCCTGCTGACCCTCAGTGACCAGGAGCAGCACGAGCTCTACGAGGCCGCGCGTCTTGTCCAGGGCGCTTTCCGCAAGTACCGG GGCCGGAggctgaaggagcagcaggagctggctgccGCCGTCATCCAGCGCTGCTACCGCAAGTACAAGCAG CTGACCTGGATCGCTCTGAAG TTCGCCCTGTTCCAGCGGATGACGCAGGCCGCCATCCTGATCCAGAGCAAGTTCCGGAGCTACGCGGAGCAGAAGCGATTCCAGCGGCGCCGGCGCGCGGCCGTGCTCATCCAGCAGCGCTTCCGCAGCCTCCGCCAGCACCGGTGTGACCAGGGGCACTGGGGGACGCTGGGGACGCAGGGGGCCGGGGGCAGAGGGGTCCTCACCCTCCCCTCCATTCCCCCCAGGAGCACCTTCCTCACCCTCAAGCAGGACCAGGCAGCCCGGAAGATCATGAGGTTCCTGCGGCGCTGCCGCCACCG GATGGAGGAGCTGAAGCAGAGCAAGGAGGTGGACAGTTTACAGACGCGGGGCCTGGCCTCGTGA